The following are from one region of the Leishmania major strain Friedlin complete genome, chromosome 22 genome:
- a CDS encoding 3'a2rel-related protein, with protein MCPVSHQGLQRNRSPHVSTARVLQRVLLLVVLLYSFSLMTAVVTTPCDDGAHGALCVSALHGAVLGKGKGLRAPPLTVSLLQPVALPRHTGSAVVVTAARADGDVDDIVTFSQAGDLFALEESASASVPSSSSSGVSPGASGRGNEAAKAPETTASSSSLSVEPLSRESSAVSSLRRSSLLPSAADIVVVLVGEGDAGTELPPSSSALPPDNFGTRHPPAMRLALLGLIALVVPAAIIALVVWCVCRRTRYKRKVKGLRLNGTRQPGEVDDVDMGNVVRGGDWLNLDAAAPGRTKIGAHRTRFSILVPSTAACVRTDATFDPIGQRAAETRQRKRARRVAVAAAEAAVIPANGVGNGGSDGLASPLSGESGAAGSEMWSSDEEEHSNGYSVNGGVSGGNAGVAGGSAQAHATSSVLPGTRATGAEVSSGAGPHLSGGVVTSSVVTAVPSLDHSLNYFNETTRVLLGRYKAESGGGVPQMPPSALPGGGGAATQSLRLASGNEAESSNAVVNKPKSAFEQILSFAVAPLQVGREFHQRGDNTDSGNVADSAGGPKALAAPVPRDRERAERHTEKEDLEEDRAFEDDEELDEEYKDEAYGD; from the coding sequence ATGTGTCCCGTGTCTCATCAagggctgcagcgcaacCGCAGTCCTCACGTCTCCACGGCGCGAGTGCTTCAACGCGTGCTGTTGCTTGTGGTCCTGCTGTACAGTTTCTCACTTATGACAGCGGTGGTGACGACGCCCTGCGACGACGGTGCTCATGGCGCGCTTTGCGTCTCTGCCTTACACGGCGCTGTattggggaaggggaagggccTACGCGCGCCACCGCTCACTGTGTCCTTGCTGCAGCCTGTGGCGCTACCGCGCCATACGGGTTCCGCCGTTGTGGTGACCGCCGCGCGGGCTGACGGCGATGTTGACGACATCGTCACTTTTTCGCAAGCCGGCGATCTGTTCGCCTTGGAGGAGAGTGCTTCTGCATCCGTGCCGTCTTCCTCGAGCTCCGGCGTCAGCCCAGGCGCTAGCGGGAGGGGCAACGAAGCAGCAAAGGCCCCAGAGACCACGgcttcctcgtcgtcgttATCCGTAGAGCCGTTGTCGCGGGAGTCGTCCGCGGTGTCATCGTTGAGGAGGTCGTCGTTATTGCCGTCAGCGGCCGACATCGTTGTCGTCTTGGTCGGTGAAGGCGACGCGGGCACAGAACTGCCTCCCTCATCGTCAGCACTCCCTCCCGACAACTTCGGCACGCGCCACCCACCTGCCAtgcgcctcgctctccttgGTCTCATCGCCCTCGTGGTGCCCGCTGCTATCATCGCCCTTGTCGTGTggtgcgtctgccgccgcacgcggtACAAGCGAAAGGTAAAGGGGTTGCGTCTCAACGGCACTCGTCAACCCGGCGAGGTGGACGACGTGGACATGGGCAACGTCGTCAGGGGCGGCGATTGGCTAAAcctcgacgctgccgccccaggCAGAACTAAGATCGGCGCCCACCGCACCCGTTTCTCCATTTTGGTGCCGTCGACCGCTGCTTGTGTTCGCACGGACGCCACGTTCGACCCGATCGGGCAGCGGGCCGCGgagacgcggcagcgcaaaCGTGCCCGGCGggttgctgtggctgctgccgaagcGGCCGTCATCCCGGCGAACGGTGttggcaacggcggcagcgatggcctTGCGAGCCCGTTAAGTGGTGAATCGGGCGCCGCAGGGTCGGAGATGTGGTCCAGCGATGAAGAGGAGCATAGCAACGGCTATTCAGTGAACGGAGGCGTCAGTGGCGGCAACGCTGGGGTTGCGGGTGGTTCTGCCCAAGCGCATGCCACCTCGAGCGTTTTACCCGGCACTCGTGCCACGGGTGCCGAGGTGTCGTCGGGAGCTGGCCCGCACCTGAGCGGTGGCGTTGTCACCAGCTCCGTGGTAACCGCCGTTCCTTCACTGGACCACAGCCTGAACTACTTCAACGAGACgacgcgtgtgctgctgggTCGCTACAAGGCAGAGAGCGGGGGTGGTGTGCCGCAgatgccgccgtcggcgttgccaggcggcggtggtgctgctaCGCAGAGCCTGCGGCTAGCTTCGGGCAACGAGGCCgagagcagcaacgccgtcgtAAACAAGCCCAAGTCGGCCTTTGAGCAGATTCTTTCGTTCGCcgttgcgccgctgcaggtgggCCGTGAGTTCCATCAGCGCGGTGACAACACGGATAGCGGCAATGTGGCAGACAGCGCTGGAGGGCCGAAAGCTCTGGCAGCGCCTGTGCCACGGGACAGGGAGCGTGCTGAGCGGCACACCGAGAAGGAAGACTTGGAAGAGGATCGCGCCTTCGAGGATGACGAAGAGCTCGATGAGGAATACAAGGACGAGGCGTACGGCGACTAG
- a CDS encoding 5'a2rel-related protein, which yields MMDITIGSPSSSYRSCSRSSRGYTQRPDLARDAASSGGSSAAGQETELLTSAVGLDDTNDGGEGHHARCSSADSHGGFGEDRSDLDHRAAGASRPPPSLGEREQTCRPPPPNTSAAPAPQHQVTNELIYALSNRESLSPAQMTPSSIPFSASLPSSSSSMTGSGGAAHLPPRRAPQLLPHDHLHSRVEGMVWLCSAADRDRAPAPIPWASGRASCAAEERKCTDDAVGVRGPRASSLEAQARASEPTAVAAAAPVTRWPERQEQVIPRAFARTESPSPLRRVAQMELATGDAERNAAAEASPGTEVSGARCGSLRKLALPSFCSDGGLEVMDNQPRSERALRLARVSNTVTLSSPPALSSTSTSAVPLPGPPRLSSASSPSVPVQQQRLRLPSHSPESVSSASLSRAVVRRESLRGASATAATSSDSYDRGEAHDHHCSRRKRSDSRYRAVGDMDDDDGTTSSSPGLTETSGARPPSHAPAPLHPSSFLTQVPPHACRSLQSSSDSAKECGPGEAQRADAARQALDPSQASSLVPSPLASRSPSLSAAPPAQLPLQRTVEETRRDSSSNGDGSGAARRTPRYGTCPAMTEVAELQLPLATPTEAAVGCGGSGAAAVVSESLPPLPPAPRGAGDGASSLHPSCRENHRHSKSSATEARGVVLQAAASEADMASEARAGDGEARASRERKAFPAAASLRDGVAAALELDGARRGAAPPTDAPCHVQPPPPQRRALDRWRSQASLVGSRAADTTALSSSLRAATHSSRGSAAGQVTERDDGHPSQSARECGEAGKRAFKGGVNVARWVRSTVGGEGDLSGASLIPPPVRKAAEARVCAPPTNLGSASATSASGTAGDFGGNEPPRVLAVSLAALPRRTPPREAVAPAVLAEVTQSCASAALVSGRQAYQGMAALSWTLPSRSRVRLTVIASPAQERWASRAEGERAVGGAAQVDPRDRSSGARWREAGSAGEAFLVRSDAHRVEVAAVPQRAHPVRSSSSGQRASRPGLAAVLAPRTSTMCGPASSAEVDGADEDKEMRIVARTWRPVTCLEFVRDDARRRSTGDDCQSSWGAAGTHRWGQGPHHPRAAQRSAAIVGALSGGHQTRPAHHPHDGSHGCVLSIEASPLVSPVSLAAEATSDVGASTRQACSAATWRAGAASNGVGGVVLSSTTLVPGYAAVYSPRMLATRVLEARKALLGAPSAAVPAAPTSVCPPGPSGALPLHCGSRAMPAVGATVAAAAASTSGGVSSWSPSSLLSPPHAHIDLKERGADDGVMPGATADAAPWSLYLSGSPDAEESMRHRTALPRQLTRGQQHLHEQPDLPADTSPYPVARRIPFGFAAGTLAGAASVQAVSPSPDGRLRSCHARTASPAADASAPVPGAHLHAEGGYQRARRLPCHTPAEEQRSVTASAPSSPIVARSAAASVAAPLGRMLTTLSPTTASSSAPRASSAGTAQGRHQSIPPPEQHAAIHAAGAGSQASERACSTSRRFWRAATNADQSHDAPDARPKRQSRILAQQRLVQEEAFHRRYIRMQEDHRFAVEVTELNYQRAVEYVHQASAAGAVATPARRSGHCAALLTTDCDAEPLAGLQRVRRDQAAMTATLSTLAKELAALSP from the coding sequence ATGATGGACATCACCATCGGCTCGCCTTCGTCGTCTTatcgcagctgcagccgcagcagtcgcggcTATACCCAGCGCCCTGACCTTGCACGCGATGCGGctagcagcggtggcagcagcgctgccggccAGGAGACGGAGCTGTTGACAAGTGCCGTGGGGCTGGACGACACAAATGATGGAGGCGAAGGCCACCACGCTCGTTGCAGCTCCGCAGACTCACATGGCGGCTTTGGGGAGGACCGTAGTGACCTAGACCACAGGGCAGCGGGCGCGAGTCGACCACCGCCTTCATTaggcgagagggagcagACGTGCagaccaccgccgccgaacACTAgtgcggcaccggcgccgcagcaccaggtGACCAACGAGCTCATTTATGCGTTGTCAAACCGTGAGTCCTTGTCGCCGGCTCAGATGACACCGTCGTCGATCCCGTTCtcagcgtcgctgccgtcctctTCGTCATCCATGactggcagtggcggtgcggcgcacctgcCCCCTCGTCGTGCAccacagctgctgccacaCGATCACCTGCACAGCCGCGTGGAGGGGATGGTGTGGCTTTGCTCTGCAGCCGACCGTGATCGGGCTCCGGCGCCGATCCCATGGGCGTCCGGCAGAGCTTCATGTGCCGCGGAAGAGCGCAAGTGCACCGATGATGCAGTGGGCGTGCGTGGACCCAGGGCCTCCTCGTTGGAGGCGCAGGCAAGAGCAAGTGAACCgactgccgtcgccgctgccgcacccgtCACAAGATGGCCAGAGCGACAAGAGCAGGTGATCCCCCGCGCCTTTGCCCGCACGGAGAGCCCAtcaccgctgcgccgcgttgCGCAGATGGAGCTGGCAACCGGCGATGCtgagcgcaacgccgccgctgaggcaTCTCCCGGCACGGAGGTATCCGGTGCCCGCTGTGGTTCGCTTAGGAAGCTCGCACTGCCCTCTTTTTGCAGTGATGGCGGCCTGGAGGTGATGGACAACCAACCACGCTCTGAGCGCGCGTTACGGCTTGCACGCGTGAGCAACACGGTGACTCTGTCGTCGCCACCAGCGCTCTCGTCTACGTCCACCTCCGCTGTGCCGCTCCCTGGACCGCCGCGGTTGtcaagcgcctcctccccttccgtTCCagtgcaacagcagcggctgcgactgccgTCGCACTCGCCTGAATCGGTGAGTTCTGCGTCCCTCTCGCGTGCGGTGGTACGGCGGGAGTCACTGAGAGGTGCGAGTGCGACAGCCGCGACGTCCTCCGACAGCTACGATCGCGGCGAGGCCCATGACCATCATTGCAGCCGTCGGAAACGGTCCGACTCCCGTTAtcgcgccgtcggcgacatggatgacgacgatggcaccaccagcagctcgCCCGGTCTCACCGAGACGAGCGGTGCACGACCGCCGTCGCAtgcaccggcgccgcttcACCCATCCTCTTTCCTGACGCAGGTGCCGCCACACGCGTGCCGCAGCttgcagagcagcagcgacagcgccaaAGAGTGCGGCCCgggcgaggcgcagcgggccgatgcggcgcggcaggcgctcGACCCATCGCAAGCGTCATCACTGGTGCCGTCTCCACTAGCGTCGCGCTCTCCCTCGTTgagtgcggcgccgcccgcgcAGCTACCACTTCAGCGCACCGTCGAGGAGACTCGTAGAGATAGCAGCAGCAATGGGGACgggagcggcgcggcgcggcgaacTCCGCGGTACGGCACGTGCCCTGCCATGACGGAGGTAGCTGAGTTGCAGCTTCCTCTAGCCACACCAACGGAGGCTGCTGTGGGCTGCGGCGGTAGTGGTGCGGCGGCAGTCGTTAGCGAAAGCCTTCCACCGCTTCCACCGGCCCCGCGGGGAGCCGGCGATGGCGCATCGTCCCTCCACCCAAGTTGTCGTGAGAACCACCGCCACAGCAAGAGCAGTGCCACTGAGGCACGCGGCGTCGTGCTCCAGGCTGCAGCTTCTGAGGCTGACATGGCCAGCGAAGCTCGTgcaggcgacggcgaggcgcgGGCGTCTCGTGAGCGTAAAGCGTTCCCTGCGGCAGCTTCCCTCAgggacggcgttgctgccgctctgGAATTGGACGGAGCACGTCGTGGTGCCGCGCCACCAACTGATGCTCCATGCCACGttcagccgccgccgcctcaacGGCGAGCGCTGGATCGGTGGCGCAGTCAGGCTTCTCTAgtcggcagccgcgctgctgaCACCACCGCACTCTCGTCTTCTTTGCGGGCCGCCACTCATTCCTCGCGGGGCTCCGCCGCGGGGCAAGTGACTGAGCGCGACGATGGCCATCCATCCCAGTCAGCCCGCGAATGTGGCGAGGCGGGGAAAAGGGCGTTCAAGGGTGGCGTCAACGTTGCGCGTTGGGTGCGCAGCACTGTTGGCGGGGAAGGCGACCTCTCCGGGGCCTCGCTGATACCGCCGCCGGTCCGCAAAGCTGccgaggcgcgcgtgtgtgcacctccCACGAACTTaggcagcgcgagcgccacTAGCGCCTCAGGCACTGCGGGTGACTTTGGTGGCAACGAGCCACCCCGTGTGCTGGCGGTCTCGCTCGCCGCGCTTCCTcgtcgcacgccgccacgcgaggcggtggcgcccgCTGTCCTCGCTGAGGTGACGCAGAGCTGTGCATCAGCAGCGCTTGTGTCGGGGAGGCAAGCGTATCAAGGCATGGCCGCGCTGTCGTGGACGTTGCCGTCCCGCTCGCGCGTGCGGCTGACGGTCATCGCATCACCGGCGCAGGAGCGCTGGGCGAGCAGGGCTGAGGGTGAGCGGGCCGTGGGAGGTGCCGCGCAAGTCGACCCGCGTGAtcggagcagcggtgcccgaTGGCGTGAAGcgggcagcgctggcgaggCCTTTCTtgtgcgcagcgacgcgcaccgcgttgaagtggctgcggtgccgcagcgcgctcacCCGGTGCGGAGTTCCTCGAGCGGGCAGCGTGCATCACGTCCAGGGCTCGCGGCGGTATTGGCGCCACGGACTTCCACCATGTGCGGCCCGGCGAGCAGCGCGGAGGTGGACGGCGCCGATGAAGACAAGGAGATGCGAATCGTAGCACGCACGTGGCGGCCTGTTACGTGTCTCGAGTTTGTGCGCGACGATGCccgtcggcgcagcaccggtgACGATTGCCAAAGCAGCTGGGGCGCAGCTGGAACACATCGCTGGGGGCAGGGGCCGCACCATCCGCGAGCGGCGCAGAGGTCGGCAGCAATAGTCGGTGCGCTGTCCGGCGGTCATCAAACACGGCCAGCCCATCACCCTCACGACGGCTCACATGGCTGTGTGCTGTCGATCGAGGCATCGCCCCTTGTCTCACCCGTATCGTTGGCAGCTGAGGCGACCTCTGATGTGGGTGCGAGCACGCGCCAGGCGTGCTCTGCAGCTACGTGGCGGGCCGGTGCTGCCTCTAATGGTGTTGGTGGGGTTGTTCTCTCAAGTACGACGTTGGTGCCTGGATACGCTGCTGTGTACAGTCCTCGCATGCTTGCCACAcgggtgctggaggcgcgcAAGGCCCTCTTGGGAGcccccagcgccgctgtcccCGCTGCACCAACGAGCGTCTGTCCTCCCGGACCGTCGGGTGCACTACCTCTGCATTGCGGCAGTCGCGCCatgccggcggtgggggccaccgttgctgctgctgctgcttctacCAGTGGTGGTGTGTCGTCGTGGtctccttcttcgctgctgAGCCCACCGCACGCTCACATTGACTTGAAGGAGCGAGGCGCAGATGATGGCGTGATGCCAGGGGCGACGGCGGATGCCGCGCCGTGGAGCCTCTACCTGAGCGGGTCGCCGGATGCCGAGGAATCGATGCGGCACCGTACAGCGCTGCCTCGACAGCTAACACGAGGGCAACAACACCTGCACGAGCAACCGGACTTGCCAGCGGACACGTCTCCCTATCCCGTGGCGCGACGCATCCCATTCGGGTTCGCTGCCGGCACTCTTGCAGGGGCCGCATCTGTGCAAGCCGTATCACCTTCGCCTGACGGGCGCCTTCGAAGCTGTCACGCGAGGACGgcttcgccggcagcggACGCCTCTGCACCAGTCCCCGGGGCGCACCTTCACGCCGAGGGCGGTTACCAGCgcgcgaggaggctgccctGTCACACACCAGCCGAGGAACAACGCAGCGTCACAGCTTCGGCCCCCAGCAGCCCAATCGTGGCCCGATCAGCGGCCGCGTCTGTTGCGGCTCCTTTAGGGCGCATGCTCACAACATTATCCCCCACCACCGCTTCTTCCTCCGCTCCTCGTGCAAGTTCGGCGGGTACGGCGCAGGGCCGACACCAAAGCATTCCGCCGCCGGAACAGCACGCCGCAATCCATGCTGCGGGCGCTGGATCGCAGGCCAGTGAACGAGCGTGCTCGACATCAAGGCGCTTCTGGAGAGCGGCAACGAATGCCGACCAGAGTCACGATGCGCCTGATGCGCGCCCGAAGCGCCAGTCACGCATACTcgcccagcagcggctcgtTCAGGAGGAGGCGTTCCACCGTCGCTACATCCGCATGCAGGAGGATCATCGCTTTGCGGTTGAGGTGACGGAGCTCAACTACCAGCGTGCCGTGGAATACGTTCATCAAGCGTcagccgccggcgcggtCGCGACACCTGCTCGGCGAAGTGGCCACTGTGCTGCTCTCTTGACGACCGATTGTGACGCAGAGCCGCTGGCGGGTCTCCAGCGGGTACGGCGCGATCAGGCAGCCATGACGGCTACGCTGAGCACGCTCGCGAAGGAGCTGGCTGCACTGTCGCCGTAG
- a CDS encoding putative protein kinase gives MMRRVGDYEILDVVGEGAYSKVKRVRHIPTGCMFVAKIVPKTNQQVENDVRLEISILRRLKHKNIVQLIEILESTNNYYIILEPVMGGDLCDIIVGMDRPLPEQDVAALLIQLVAGVRACHRNGVAHRDLKPENLLLGTDGVLKISDFGLSRLHRESNFQASTNEYAHTLTGTLAYLAPEVFGGSYDAFRADIWSMGCIAYVLLTQNFPFGSTTDPHALEVRIRNGEVSVMPSSVSAEAKNLCKWLLSPRPEDRPTLDAVAQHDFFKRYLPAEYLRMTANRKSPIVHGANMNEFSSQVQEEAPSCSPSTATAKRKHQYVRSGSAARTSPSSSAVAGAATSSNRSSESGRDREDLVSHGTQGESDPGGYCGDV, from the coding sequence ATGATGCGGCGAGTCGGCGACTACGAAATCCTCGATGTGGTGGGTGAAGGTGCGTACAGCAAGGTGAAACGAGTTCGCCACATACCTACTGGGTGCATGTTTGTCGCTAAGATAGTACCAAAAACAAACCAGCAAGTCGAAAACGACGTTCGTCTGGAGATTTCCATTTTGCGGCGCTTGAAGCACAAAAATATTGTTCAGCTGATTGAGATTCTGGAAAGCACAAACAACTACTACATTATACTGGAGCCTGTCATGGGTGGTGATTTGTGCGACATCATCGTGGGTATGGATCGGCCCTTGCCAGAGCAAGATGTAGCGGCCCTTTTAATCCAGCTTGTGGCAGGGGTGCGCGCATGCCATCGCAACGGGGTCGCGCATCGCGATTTGAAGCCAGAGAACCTGCTTCTGGGAACCGATGGTGTGTTGAAGATCTCTGACTTTGGGCTGAGCCGCCTCCACAGGGAAAGCAACTTTCAAGCGAGCACAAACGagtacgcacacacgcttaCAGGAACCCTCGCATACCTGGCGCCTGAAGTTTTCGGGGGCTCATACGATGCATTTCGCGCGGACATTTGGTCGATGGGGTGCATTGCGTACGTCCTGTTGACGCAGAACTTTCCGTTCGGCTCCACCACTGATCCTCACGCCTTGGAGGTTCGTATTCGCAACGGAGAAGTTTCCGTAATGCCTTCCTCCGTTAGTGCGGAGGCAAAGAACTTGTGCAAGTGGCTCTTGTCTCCGCGGCCGGAGGATCGACCAACGTTAGACGCTGTAGCGCAGCACGACTTCTTCAAAAGATATCTACCTGCAGAGTATCTTAGAATGACAGCGAACCGAAAGTCGCCGATTGTGCACGGTGCGAACATGAACGAATTCAGCTCGCAGGTTCAGGAAGAAGCTCCGTCCTGTAGCCCAAGCACAGCAACTGCGAAGCGAAAACATCAGTATGTCCGTAGCGGCAGTGCTGCGAGAACCTCACCCTCAAGCAGCGCAGTTGCTGGTGCGGCTACTAGCAGTAATCGCAGCAGCGAAAGCGGGAGGGATCGTGAAGACCTGGTTAGCCACGGCACTCAAGGCGAATCTGATCCTGGTGGATACTGCGGAGACGTTTAG
- a CDS encoding putative NADH-cytochrome b5 reductase codes for MKAFIAVATGFATSSWYNSVSSSSNCATPSSPFSQSEFRSFPLMDVYDESHNTKVFRFALPEADMPLNLEVASCVSFRFFDKDGKEVIRPYTPLNRSDQLGYFDVLVKKYQDSKMGTHLFSMKKGDTIDVKGPWMKLPIKANQYKTIGMIAGGTGITPMYQVARHVLHAPKNNTEITLIYANERKEDVLLGNELNELMEAYPRFSPYFVLSKAPSDWMGGVGFVNKEMIKSLMPAPNRAGDSIILVCGPPPFMEAISGDKDFKSNPPSQGELKGCLKELGYMPKMVYKF; via the coding sequence ATGAAGGCCTTCATCGCGGTCGCGACGGGGTTTGCCACCTCCAGCTGGTACAACAGCGTTTCTAGCTCATCCAATTGCGCCACGCCGAGCAGCCCATTCTCACAATCTGAGTTTCGCTCCTTTCCATTGATGGATGTCTATGACGAGTCCCATAACACAAAGGTGTTTCGCTTTGCGTTGCCGGAGGCGGATATGCCGCTTAATCTGGAGGTAGCCAGCTGTGTTAGCTTCCGCTTTTTCGACAAAGATGGGAAGGAGGTTATTCGCCCCTACACGCCGCTTAACCGCAGTGATCAGCTTGGCTATTTCGATGTTTTGGTGAAGAAGTACCAGGACTCAAAGATGGGCACTCATTTGTTCTCAATGAAGAAGGGCGACACCATCGACGTCAAGGGACCGTGGATGAAATTGCCGATCAAGGCAAATCAGTACAAAACGATTGGCATGATTGCCGGTGGTACGGGTATTACGCCGATGTACCAGGTAGCGCGCCATGTGTTGCACGCGCCGAAGAACAACACAGAAATCACGCTCATCTACGCAAATGAACGCAAAGAGGACGTGCTTCTCGGGAACGAGCTGAATGAGCTAATGGAGGCGTACCCACGCTTTTCGCCGTACTTTGTGCTTTCGAAGGCACCATCTGACTGGATGGGCGGCGTCGGCTTTGTCAACAAGGAGATGATCAAGTCACTGATGCCTGCGCCGAACCGTGCGGGTGATTCTATCATTCTTGTCTGTGGACCGCCGCCATTTATGGAAGCTATTTCGGGTGACAAAGACTTCAAGAGCAACCCACCATCTCAGGGTGAGCTGAAGGGCTGCCTGAAGGAGCTTGGCTACATGCCCAAGATGGTGTACAAGTTTTAG
- a CDS encoding putative NADH-cytochrome b5 reductase — translation MKAFIASVVGFAGASMYQSGSEVEAWGSRPAFSQEKFQPYKLIHVENESHNTKRFRFALASSKTRLDLPVASCITLRYTDAQGHEVMCPYTPINLVEEEGHFDLVVKCYPNSKMGSHLFSLKVGDSIDVKGPWHTFDVKPGQYTSIGMIAGGTGLTPMFQIATNVLNAPENKTMISLLYANKTEGDILLGKELDTLAKEHPGKFATYHCLTTPPKRWTGYSGHINKVIIQETMPGSDHQGDSCVLVSGPPSFMKTICGEKDYSSYPPKQGPLEGYLKELGYSSSGVFKF, via the coding sequence ATGAAGGCTTTTATCGCTTCGGTTGTCGGCTTTGCTGGAGCCAGCATGTACCAGTCTGGGTCCGAGGTGGAGGCCTGGGGCAGCAGGCCGGCATTCTCACAAGAGAAGTTCCAGCCCTACAAGCTCATCCACGTCGAGAATGAATCGCACAACACAAAGCGCTTTCGCTTTGCGCTCGCTTCGAGCAAGACGCGCCTGGACCTGCCCGTGGCGTCTTGCATCACGCTGCGCTACACTGACGCCCAGGGACACGAAGTGATGTGCCCCTACACGCCCATCAACCtggtggaggaagagggccACTTCGACCTCGTAGTGAAGTGCTACCCGAATTCAAAGATGGGCTCGCACCTTTTCTCTCTCAAGGTCGGCGATTCCATTGACGTGAAGGGACCGTGGCACACATTCGACGTGAAGCCGGGCCAGTACACCAGTATTGGCATGATCGCTGGTGGTACGGGTCTCACCCCCATGTTCCAAATCGCGACAAACGTCCTGAACGCGCCGGAAAATAAGACGATGATTTCGCTTCTGTACGCAAACAAGACCGAGGGGGACATTCTGCTCGGCAAGGAGCTGGACACACTGGCGAAAGAGCACCCCGGGAAGTTTGCCACGTACCACTGCCTCACGACGCCTCCGAAGCGCTGGACGGGCTACTCTGGCCACATCAACAAAGTGATCATCCAGGAGACGATGCCAGGCTCGGATCACCAAGGTGACTCGTGCGTTCTGGTGAGCGGCCCACCGTCCTTCATGAAGACCATCTGTGGCGAGAAGGATTACAGCTCCTACCCGCCCAAGCAAGGCCCGCTCGAGGGCTACCTCAAGGAGTTGGGCTACTCATCAAGCGGCGTCTTCAAGTTCTAA